The following are encoded together in the Pedobacter sp. D749 genome:
- a CDS encoding YoaK family protein, with the protein MEEKQSNIWFVTLILTVIAGYCDTITFVAADKIFSAHVTGNFIVFAYQIIKGSDGDAWIKLLTFPIFMLSVMAGGWISARFSNRHFLLLCEGVILLIGSVLAYSLGCIDNGEVTWPMYLVTMIVVFAMGLQNAFGKLFAKETYGPTTMMTGNVTQFALDIRSFCNSGFKNADFRAGVNKGLITLGGFLIGCILGAWIGQLFGLVGILLPGVTMLICYYGTKPDKNDATL; encoded by the coding sequence ATGGAAGAAAAACAGAGCAATATCTGGTTTGTAACCCTCATATTAACCGTTATAGCCGGTTATTGTGATACAATAACTTTTGTTGCTGCCGACAAAATTTTCTCTGCACACGTTACGGGAAACTTTATTGTATTCGCTTATCAAATAATTAAAGGATCTGATGGCGATGCATGGATCAAGCTGCTGACTTTTCCAATATTCATGCTTTCTGTTATGGCCGGAGGCTGGATATCGGCGAGATTTTCGAACAGGCATTTTTTGCTTTTATGCGAGGGAGTTATTCTTTTGATTGGCAGTGTATTAGCCTATTCATTAGGTTGTATCGATAATGGTGAAGTTACCTGGCCCATGTACCTGGTTACCATGATCGTGGTTTTTGCCATGGGGCTGCAAAATGCCTTTGGAAAACTTTTTGCCAAAGAGACTTACGGACCTACCACCATGATGACGGGTAATGTTACTCAGTTCGCACTCGATATCAGGTCTTTTTGTAACTCGGGTTTCAAAAATGCCGATTTCCGCGCTGGAGTAAATAAAGGTTTAATCACTTTGGGTGGCTTTTTAATCGGCTGTATACTTGGTGCCTGGATCGGACAGCTTTTTGGCTTGGTGGGTATCCTGCTGCCCGGTGTTACCATGTTAATCTGCTATTATGGTACAAAGCCGGATAAAAATGATGCTACACTTTA